In Silurus meridionalis isolate SWU-2019-XX chromosome 19, ASM1480568v1, whole genome shotgun sequence, the DNA window aaacacagtaCAAACAGGTTcatagtaaatataaatatatataaaattattgtgTGTACGGTTTATCACACATTAGCCACAGTTACCATCAGGTCTTACAGACAAATCCAAACCTCActtacagaaaatgtaaaactttaaatcagggttttttttaataataatcaaacCCATAACAGCTTTAAGTGAACAATcaggacacacaaacacagtgaagatgatgatgatgatgacgatgatgatgatgatgatgatgacgatgatgatgatttacATTCACTTTCAAACTTTAATGACCATAAACATGTTTCTTACACGTTTAGCAGGAAAATGAGCATCAGTGTGGTTATAAATGTTCAGACGGAGAGTTATTGTGTACCGTGACTTTTATTCTCATTCATAAACTgtataatacactacaatacgCAGCACGAGACCGGTTATAACGTAACCGTGATGACGTCATTAGTGCACTAATATCTGATAGTAATGAATAGGGTCGTGTACAGGGTGAGAATTTCTCcaggttcattaaaaaaataactattcTGGACCAAAGAGACAGAACCTCTCCCAGGAGAAAATCTCCCAGGAGAAACTCTCATTAATAACCTAAATGAGAAACACGTGAAATGTAACGCAGATCATCGCACTTTCTGGTCTAGTTAAGTTCCTCTGCTGGGTATTAGAGATGAAACCTGAGAACTCATTTCTGAGAGTCCGTGTTTTCATGACTTTAAGCTGAATGTAGGATCTGAAGATCACAGCGCAGAAAAGCTGCCCACTTCAGCGTGTCTTATTAAACACTTAACTGACACGTGACATTCAGACATTAGTGAATGGTGAACACCTGGTGAACACCTGGTCTGGTCTGATTCTGAGAAGAACTCGGATAAACACCAGGATGAGAGAGTTACATAACATCCTGCTTTCAGTTCCCCAACGTGTTATAGCTTCACCTGCACTAAGCACACATCTGACTTCTCACATTGTTGCTTCACaacccaaaaaataaaaagaacccATGCAGATGTTCTCCAAGAACAGCGTTAATTTAAAACTGAGAAGATCTTAAGAAGAATCTGCTTACCATCACCAAAGCAGCGCCAACGGCCATAAAGATCATCGTCTCCCATCACAGTCCATCAGGCACAACTTCCCCaccgcaacacacacacacacacacacacacacacacaccagcaaatTCGCGAGGCTTCACCGGTGCCTGAAGGCCACCGAATTTCCGTTCAGCGATCAGGTGTGATGCATGTGAGCTCCAGAAGATCTCACAGCTCGGCAACAGATTAGTACGAGATCGAAATGAGGAGAAACAGCAGGAGCTTTGCAGTGCGAACGACGTGGTGCTGCTGATGATCTCACCAGAAtacaagagggaaaaaaacatcaagcatcacatcacatcacatccgGATGAAGCGCGTGCGAACACGAGCGGCTCCATTTCAATCCTAATTCATTATACAGGGTTTTAGAGGCTGCAGATGATTCTGCTGCTGTTGGCTGAATCCATCCTCCTCCCCTCCTGCGATTGGACCAACAGGATGCACACGCAGTCATTCACTTTAAAGTCTGGGCAGcgccttcatcatcatcatcatcacgcATAGAATAAAATCCCAAATCCCTCAGTGATGGATGGAACTGGTTGGATTTGGTGATGGAGAGTCTGCTGAGCTTGGGTATAAATTTACTGAATAAATGTCTttgcaccagtgtgtgtgtgtgtgtgtgtgtgtgtgagaagactGACAGCAAACCCCATTAGCTTAATTGGGAACACTGAGCACAGGACACATGACACGGATGCAAAGGAGAACCATGTACTTTTCCACACAGTCCTGGCCAAGCGTGTGGTCAGATTACAGCTCACACACTCTTccaacacacttacacactaatCATCCAAGAGtctccacatccataaactaGGTGGTTCCTCAAATCCTCACCATGAAGTAAACTAAAGCAGGTTAAATGCACTACTCTCTCCCCCATGCTTTAATAcacaggaataaaacacatgcatgaGATGGTCAGAGGTGCACAAACCTTtagtcatatagtgtataaactcTAAGAAATCTTGGTCCAGGAAAAGGTCAGAAGTTTGGGATGGAGGTGAAGATCATGTATCTAACACATTCTGAATCAGGATGGAgagaaaacactgaaaaactCAAGACTTCAAATCTTCTCAAGAAAACCAGGACAAGAACCTGGTTAGGCTCATAGCAAAACATCTTAATGTTCCTCAAAACCGGAGAACTTTAACGTCATGTCTAAAACTCATCCCTCTGGGAGAACATGCTAGAACCCTGGAAGAGCCCCTTAGATTTAATCCAAATCTATTATTACATCttgtgaaattaaaaataaatcaatactcaaagtcaaaaaataataaaacagaaaacagaggaaaataaagaaatggaaATGAGGAGTTATAATCAGCATTATAAAGCATTATAAACagacacagagctgcatttcacTGGAAGGTTTATTACAGGGTTTTTCTTTGAACTCTACTATTTACACAAATGTTCAGGCACTCTGGACTCACAATCACACAGGCTTACAgtcacaaaagaaaaacaaatgaaactcAATAACATCCTGAAGCATCTCCATAACGCTTAACTTATTataaacacaaagaaagaacaTCTGAAACTCAATttctgcatcatcatcatcatcttcatcatctgtATTCAAGTAAAAACAtcaatgctcacacacacacacacacacacacacagcagatcatcttcAAACTACACAACCtgaatattatagttattactcagcataaaaaaatcattcagagaaataaaatgagaaatgaatacctgtagagtgtgtgtgtgtgtgtgtaaataggaACATATGCTCTATTATCAGAAATCAATgaaagtgattgtgtgtgtgtgtgtgtgtgtgtgtgtgtgtgtgtgtgtgtgtgtgtgtgtgtgtgtgtgtgtgtgtgtgtggattgggAGAGATGTGGTAATACAGGTGGTGCATGCTGCAGCTCTGAGATCAGAATGATGTCAGCGTGATGATGTCAGTGTGATGATGTCAGTGTGATGATGTCAGTGTGATGATGTCAGCGTGACCAGTCCAGCTGGGCCTTAGAACGGTGGGTGGGTGGCTGATTGGGGGTGGAGGGGGGGGGGTGCACGTTGTCAGTAGAAGCAGACTGTGTGGAGGAACGGACGGCTGCTTTTGTCCTCAAACTCCTGTAGCAGCTCATCAATTTCATTCTCCATATCATCAGTGTGCtgaatctgagagagagagagagagagagagagagagagagagagagagagagacagggagacagaAAGACGATAAGAAATCACTAAACATACACAACTAAAACCTCCTCCTCCACAAACACGTGTGAAGATACTGgggattctctctctctctctctctctctctctctctctcagtgctgTATCCCCCCTTCCtgatgtttcttttttacagatttGTCCTGTTTAAATGATTCAGATCATCAAGCAAACTTGAATAACAGAATGACAGTAAATAGAAAGTGCAGGTTTTAAATGAGTTCattcctgaaagggaaaaaGCTGTCCAGCTCTGTGGGAAAAAGTAATGGCCCCCTAAGTAACTGGATGTGCCAATCAAGAGTTTGTGTGTTCCACTTCACTGTTCTGAACTTCAGACCACTCTTCTAATTCAGCCACTTTTCTGTTTCAAGTCCTGCCACAGCATTTCAATCTGATCCAAGTCTGGACTTTGACTCGCCACTCGAGAACCTTCATTTGGAGTGATTTTTGAGCCATTTAGAGGTGGACCTGCTGGTGTTTCAGatcattgttctgctgcagaacccaagtgcGCATGAGTTTTGTTTCTTGAAGCCATGGCGGCATCAGCTGTTATTTCCATGGCAGGATCAAGGTGGGTATGATGAGATGTTATGGCatgttacaaacacacacttcttcactgTAACGGTTTATTCTATATTATACTCTATCGTCCAAAACAAAGCCCCACACTAATATTTCCTTGAACTTTGTTTAGCTGTGATTGGACTCTGTGTTTCTCCATGTGTGAGAATCATCTCACGCTCCCTGAACCACTGGTTCACAATCTGTGTCCAATGAATCCTGACATCTTGGAATATGATCAGTGGTTTTCTGGAGGTTACACAGCTGTTAAGTGCCAATCATTCTCTACACAAACATCTGCACTACTCTTATTAATGTGTATCTATAAACACTTTGTAGTGATTGGCCAgtcagaggaaccgagctgagaaggatgtgctgcaggttacacaataaaggatggagagggaaatgtgttgactggtGAGGAGAgggtgttgagaagatggaagattttgagcagctgatgaattaataaaatgagagagaaggttggatgatgtggagatggtgaagcaggatgtagataggattagtaaggaggaagtgagagcagcgattaagaggatgaagagtggaaagtcggttggaccagatgacatacaggTAGAAGCCATGCTTAgaagagatgtttaggagagatgcagtggagtttttaactaggttgtttaacaggattttggaaggggagaagatgcctgaggaatggagaaggagtgtgctggtactgatctttaagaagaagggagatgtgcagacctgcagtaactacaggggaatgaagttgatcagtcacaccatgaagttatgggaaagagtagtggaagccaggctgagagaagaggtgaccatctgtgagcagcagtatggtttcatgccgaggaagagcaccacagatgcattatttgctttgagaatgttgatggagaagtatagagaaggtcagaaggagctgcattgtgtgtttgtggatttagagaaagcctacgacagggtggagagaggagttgtggttttgtatgaggacgtcaggtgtgtcagagaagtatgtgagggtggtgcaggacatgtatgaggacagtgtgacggcagtgaagtgtgcagtaggaacgacagactggttcacgGTGGAGGTTGAACTGTagcaaggatcggctctgagccctttcctgtttgcagtggtgatggacaggttgaaggacgaggtcagacaggagcctctgtggactatgatgtttgtggatgatattgtgatttgtggtgagagtagggagcaggtggagaagatcctggagaggtggaggtacacgctggagagaagaggaatgaaagtcagtaggagtaagacagagtacatgtgtgtgaatgagagggaggagcaggtggagaagatcctggagaggtggaggtatgcgctggagagaaggggaatgaaagtcagtaggagtaagacagagtacatgtgtgtgaatgagagggagggcagtggagtggtgcggttgcagggagaagagctggagaaggtggaggagttcaggtacctggggtcaacagtgtagagtaatggagagtgtgttagagaagtgaagaaaagagtgcaggcagggtggagtgggtggagaagagtgatagcaggagtgatttgtgatagaagagtatctgtgagagtgaaagggaaagtttataggactgtggtgagacctgagatgttgtatggattagagacagtggcattgagtaaaagacaggaggtggagctggaggtgccaaactgcatttccttGCTATGTACCTGTATTATGAAATCCACCCATCCACTCCCCCATCCCTCCACCTCTCTATCCCTCCACTCATTCCTTAAGTTCCCTTCACATTGATACTTGCCATTCTTTTAATCCTCCTGAAACAACGATCACAGGACGAGTGTTCcgacatggttgtttaagaaatgagaagccACTCACTGCATCAGTTTGGGTTGCAGCTTGTTGCCTGCTGAAATGTTCATCTATGCAGTAATGATCCAATGGGAGACTCTgtttgcttagttaaatccaggtggtgacAGGCAGGTGACAGATGTAATATTACaagtagggatgcaccgaatattcggccaccgaaaattttcggccgaaaatggcccaaaagtgcattttcggttttcggctgaaagactttgatcaccgaaaaaacacggccgaaacagtttgttgtgatgacgcaaacagaaaccgcgccctgcacgtgcatgtctaaaacaacatgtctgcggtgtggacgtatttcagtatatctgagaaagacacacggagagcgatgtgcaaaacatgtaatgccgaaatttcgtctgcaaagactttctccacgtcgggtttaatttatcacctgaaatccaaacatccagatcgctatgctgaatatcagaggaacacggcacagaaaagcaaaacccctccgagcacgcgcactccgtctgtgggggacgtttttgaaaaggcaggaagtttaacagtgatagtgttgtattgtatctttaagcagttgcacttgttctgaatgcactttgtttttatgaaagaacatatttaattgtacaatctttcagcaggccagagggcctgtacattattatttaatgtacacatgagtgcatttaagactaaatttttatttattttatcctgtgcattgctgcaatgtgctataaataaatattttcatcatttgtaaagattaattctttgaaactttaatatcattgtatgcaattgaaatgccttgattttagtaagtttagtacacagtcatagacataaataaagtggtaataataattgccataatttctttcggtttTCGGCtttgctttcctcctttttcggttttcggccaaagaatttttatttggtgcatccctaattacaatggcagtctgtgtgtgtgtttgtgtgtgtgtgtttaagctaAGGCAGtgttacactcacacactgacacagcTCGCAGATAAGAAACGCGCCGAGTGTGGCCTCCTCGTGGTTGTCCTGAATGTCCACGTTGATAACGTGAACTGGCTGGAACGTCTCCTGTTCACGTGAGTTTAGGtctgtaggaacacacacacacacacacacacagttaaccTATGGATCTGATTTCCAGGTTGAACTGATCTACAGATTTGACAGTAGATCTCTGTAAACACTCCCAAAACACactgaaaacattttctatTGCGTCACTGCTGCTTCTCCACAGCtgctctggtttcctccaatTTTTCAGTGGATCAGTAGGCGgagttaaattgtttatttttcaaataacagattttttttatgaccaAGATATAAAGATCCATGTCCTGTTCCTGTAAGATTAGCTCCGCCCCCTCTGGTCAGATGCTGCTTGACCCCTCCCCATTTAGATTACTTTAAAGGAACAAAATATCTCTGAATAAAAGGTCACAAGCTGCTGCCTCGTTATTATTCAGCTCTAAAGtctgtacacgtgtgtgtgtgtgtgtgagtgagagagtctCACCCTCCAGCACCTGGTCGTACACCCTCTCCTCACAGGTGATCACCAGATCAAACTGGTCCTTACAGTTCTGGAAGCGTTCAGGCCTGGTCTTGATGCGCTTGTTTCGCTCCAGCATGTGCAGGATGCCGTTCTGTGTGTATCTGAGAACGAACTGGGTCAAGGAAGAAACAAGTGTGTGATAAAACTTtctcacgtacacacacacacacacacagacgaatCAAGGTGCAAAAGCAGAATGATGCAACAGAAGGAATAaatctgaactgaactgaagAACAGTCCTCATTACAGTATCCTGCAGTACAGAGCTGGAACACACACTGCCTGGATGTGAACAGTGAGGTTCAAAGATACAGAGCTCATCACCTGAGCTTTCACACAGACTGCTCCTGAGCTGCAGTGCAGCTGTAACGGTGGCGCCCGTGCGCCCCCTACAGGCCAAACACCAACACAACCATCCTCATCGTCACATGACACATCAACACTGACGGCGCAGTGAGTCGCTGCTCCTGAAATATCCTGAACCTTCTTCATCTGTGtgcctcatcatcatcatccaggAAAATAAACCCGGGTGAAAATTCTCTATCATACTAAACCTCTGAATTAATTTTATCCACTAACGTTCagctgttttctttaaaaaaccaTGATGATTGGCTGTTCTCAGGGAAGTGTGCATTTCATTCAAAAAAAGAACAACCTgaagttaataaataatgctgGTCTTTAACTGAGCTGAGACAGTGTTAATCAATCACAGACATCTCCAGGGGTCATGTGTACAGCAAAAAGATCAACAAGCTCGATTACACACTTAAACCAATTTCAGTAGATATTCAATGACATTGTCTTTATCTCTTAAAAAGATCATTAATAATTGACATGTATTTTACAAATCCTAGTGTGAATAAATGCTATTTTTATTGGTATTAGTCTGAGCTGATAGATTACATCATGATGGCCGGTTGGAAGACCACCCTGTCCTGGGATCAGGTCTACATCGAACAGCATTAGTGGTGTTTTTGCTAAAATCATCTTGATTCAGACCTCAGGCATAGACTGGATTGGACCAGATTAGCGCCCCCTAGTGGCGAATAAGTGTTTTCAGTATTTTAAACAGATCTAATTCTCTCCAGTTGTTTCGACTCAGTAAAtagctgttttattattaacatgtaaataaataaatacaaaacctcGGATTTCTTTCAGAGCAATATTCATTTATGACCACTCTCCTGGAGCCACTTTGGACAAAACCAGGTTTTAATAACAATGTAGAGATGCACAAGTTAATTGGAACCATGCAGAAGGACCTACTGGATTATACCACCACCCCAACTCTGCATGCGCTGCCCCCGTGAAGTCTCTCGCTATTCTATAAAGAATATAGACAAGACCATTGTTCCTCACATTGCTAGCTTCAGATGAACTTTGTGCACGTTCTACCTGTACAGGTGTGTGGTGTCGTATCTGATCTGACACGTTCGTACCACCAGTTGTGTTGtcacaagtgttttatttcagttatgtATCTTCTACAGCACATCAGGACTACAGCAGTAAAGATGAAAGCTGAGTTTATACTCAGTTCTTATCGAACCCTAGCCAAAGCTGTAGAGCATTTTAGCAGGTTCCTCTCCCAGCTTTCTACAGCATCTAAAGCTTCCTGCAAAGATC includes these proteins:
- the ssu72 gene encoding RNA polymerase II subunit A C-terminal domain phosphatase SSU72, which translates into the protein MPSHPLRVAVVCSSNQNRSMEAHNILSKRGFDVRSFGTGSHVKLPGPAPDKPNVYDFKTTYEQMYSDLVRKDKDLYTQNGILHMLERNKRIKTRPERFQNCKDQFDLVITCEERVYDQVLEDLNSREQETFQPVHVINVDIQDNHEEATLGAFLICELCQCIQHTDDMENEIDELLQEFEDKSSRPFLHTVCFY